The following coding sequences are from one Candidatus Eremiobacteraceae bacterium window:
- a CDS encoding GNAT family N-acetyltransferase: protein MSTDPNANLRAMFAPRSVALIGATERPGAVGRALFEHLTTRGFQGPVFPVTPTHRTVFERRAFASIGDIGESVDLAVVATPAATVPDLARECGRAGVKGMVVVSAGFRETGEPGADLERRMLAQAQAYGMRIIGPNCLGFISPHIGLDATFAAAKALPGSIGFVSQSGALCTAILDWAATRNVGFSYFISAGSMVDVDWADYVDYLVDDPGTKSILLYMESVGSHPSSFVSSVREAASIKPVIVMKSGRTDAAARAAASHTGALVGSDAVFDAVLRRCGALRVDSIQDLFDMAEVLARGKRPNGKRLTIVTNAGGPGIIASDALIAGGGRLATLAPESTRALDGLLPAHWSRGNPIDIFGDADSRRFAKAVDVALRDPNADAVLVIYAPQSVASASDVARSVIECATGDAKPVLAAWMGGAGVAEGAAALERAGIPTYSYPELAVASFNYLWHYDENFRALYETPASPAGDMHDRVAAQAAIDDALRAGRVSLTPRECERLARAYAIPLVPKTEAGTADDAVAAANSCGYPVAVKLLSAVVTHKTDVGGVRLNVLDTGGVRDAFTSIRASVTDRAGASAFDGVIVEPMVTGTDGIELLLGSAIDPQFGPMIVFGLGGTLVEVFHDRGIGLPPLNGTLAKLLMESTRAYGALGSTRGHAPVDVDTLAALIVRFANLVTDCPRIREIDVNPLYASWQRIVALDMRVMLHDLSVPDGALSKPAIRSYPAQYAGEWTMSDGTQLQIRPIRAEDEPLVREFQRSLSEDTVYMRFANAERLEGRIAHARLARSCLIDYGREIALVAEPKTEDGRRILGIGNLVRTRRSGRTEFALLVADDVQHHGLGTELLRRLVEIGRAEGMSEIVGYVLESNHAMLAICNKLGFSWNHRQGDVMAEARLRLS from the coding sequence GTGAGTACCGATCCCAACGCGAATCTGCGCGCGATGTTCGCGCCGCGGTCGGTCGCGCTGATCGGCGCTACCGAGCGTCCGGGCGCCGTCGGACGAGCCCTTTTCGAGCATCTGACGACGCGTGGCTTTCAGGGCCCTGTTTTCCCCGTAACACCGACGCACCGGACCGTGTTCGAGCGGCGCGCCTTCGCCTCGATCGGCGACATCGGCGAAAGTGTCGACTTGGCGGTGGTCGCAACGCCGGCTGCCACTGTGCCGGACCTCGCGCGCGAATGCGGCCGCGCAGGCGTCAAGGGAATGGTCGTGGTTTCGGCTGGATTTCGCGAAACCGGCGAGCCGGGTGCCGACCTCGAACGCCGGATGCTCGCGCAAGCCCAAGCCTACGGAATGCGCATCATCGGACCAAACTGCCTCGGCTTTATCTCACCGCACATTGGTCTCGACGCGACATTCGCCGCGGCGAAGGCGTTGCCCGGCTCGATCGGGTTTGTCAGCCAAAGCGGAGCGCTCTGCACGGCAATTCTCGATTGGGCCGCGACGCGCAACGTCGGCTTTAGCTATTTCATTTCGGCCGGCTCGATGGTCGACGTCGACTGGGCCGACTATGTCGACTACCTCGTCGATGACCCCGGAACCAAGAGCATTCTTCTGTACATGGAGTCCGTAGGAAGCCACCCCTCGTCGTTCGTTTCGTCCGTTCGAGAGGCTGCATCGATCAAGCCCGTCATCGTGATGAAGTCCGGGCGCACCGACGCGGCGGCTCGCGCTGCCGCCTCTCACACGGGGGCGCTCGTGGGGAGCGACGCCGTGTTCGACGCTGTGCTGCGTCGCTGCGGAGCCTTGCGGGTTGATTCCATTCAAGATCTGTTTGACATGGCGGAGGTGTTGGCGCGGGGCAAAAGACCGAACGGGAAGCGGCTCACGATCGTCACCAACGCGGGCGGACCAGGCATCATCGCGTCGGACGCGCTGATTGCGGGCGGCGGTCGGTTAGCGACGCTTGCGCCGGAGAGCACACGTGCACTGGACGGACTGCTGCCCGCGCACTGGAGCCGCGGGAATCCTATCGACATCTTTGGCGACGCGGACAGCCGGCGCTTTGCGAAGGCCGTCGATGTCGCCCTGCGCGATCCCAACGCCGACGCCGTCCTCGTCATTTACGCGCCGCAATCGGTCGCAAGTGCGTCCGATGTCGCGCGGTCGGTGATCGAATGCGCGACGGGCGACGCCAAGCCGGTTCTCGCCGCTTGGATGGGCGGCGCGGGCGTCGCTGAGGGTGCAGCTGCGTTGGAGCGAGCCGGCATACCGACGTACTCGTATCCCGAGCTCGCGGTCGCGTCTTTCAACTACCTGTGGCACTACGACGAAAACTTTCGCGCTCTGTACGAGACACCGGCAAGCCCGGCCGGCGATATGCACGATCGCGTCGCGGCACAGGCTGCGATCGACGACGCGCTTCGAGCCGGTCGCGTTTCGCTGACACCGCGAGAATGCGAACGGCTCGCTCGCGCGTACGCCATACCCCTCGTACCAAAGACCGAAGCAGGGACTGCCGATGACGCAGTGGCGGCCGCGAATTCCTGCGGGTATCCGGTTGCCGTGAAATTGCTGTCCGCAGTCGTTACCCACAAGACTGATGTCGGCGGCGTGCGCCTCAACGTATTGGACACCGGCGGCGTTCGGGACGCGTTTACGTCGATTCGGGCGTCAGTCACGGACCGGGCGGGCGCAAGCGCTTTCGACGGTGTCATCGTGGAGCCCATGGTAACGGGAACGGACGGCATCGAATTACTGCTCGGCAGTGCAATAGACCCGCAATTTGGTCCCATGATAGTGTTCGGTCTCGGCGGAACGTTGGTGGAGGTCTTCCATGATCGCGGAATCGGCTTGCCGCCGCTCAATGGCACACTCGCCAAGCTTTTGATGGAGTCGACGCGCGCGTACGGGGCGCTCGGCTCGACTCGCGGACATGCACCGGTTGATGTCGACACACTTGCCGCGTTGATCGTTCGATTCGCCAATCTCGTGACGGACTGTCCGCGGATACGCGAGATCGACGTGAACCCGCTCTATGCGAGTTGGCAACGCATCGTCGCCCTCGACATGCGAGTGATGCTCCACGATCTGTCCGTGCCGGATGGTGCCTTGAGCAAGCCGGCGATCCGATCGTATCCGGCGCAGTACGCCGGCGAGTGGACGATGAGTGACGGCACACAACTACAAATACGACCCATTCGCGCCGAGGACGAGCCGCTCGTCCGTGAATTTCAGCGCTCCCTGTCCGAGGATACGGTGTACATGCGCTTCGCGAACGCCGAACGCCTCGAAGGACGCATAGCGCATGCACGACTCGCGCGCTCTTGTCTCATCGACTACGGCCGGGAGATCGCGCTCGTCGCCGAGCCGAAGACCGAAGACGGCCGGCGCATTCTCGGCATCGGTAATCTTGTGAGAACACGACGCTCCGGGCGCACCGAATTCGCTTTGCTCGTTGCCGACGACGTGCAGCATCATGGTTTGGGAACCGAACTGCTTCGCCGCTTAGTCGAGATCGGCCGCGCGGAGGGCATGAGCGAGATAGTGGGTTACGTGCTGGAGTCAAACCATGCGATGCTTGCGATTTGTAACAAACTCGGGTTCAGCTGGAACCATCGCCAGGGCGACGTCATGGCCGAAGCTCGGCTGCGGCTATCGTGA
- the mgtA gene encoding magnesium-translocating P-type ATPase, with protein sequence MTASSGVDSWSRVDLAEVAHLPVHSVLQQLATADSGLSTPEAQRRSLISGPNALYGRGVRPIATLLRQFKNPLLVLLGATAVVSIAVGERTDSGIILAIVGLSVVLGFINEYRSERAIEDLHSRVRHTVTALRDGNAKRVDVAALVPGDVVRLQIGDVVPADVRIIESNGLECDESVLTGESLPSEKSSDPDSDSATELRSCAFMGTVVRNGSTTAIVVATGGRTSLGAIAHRLDVEPPVTAFQRGLKDFSTLLIRITAILTISIFALNALFRHAWIESLLFSLAVAVGLTPQLLPAIVTVCLSTGARRMAQRSVIVKRLVAIEDFGNVEVLFTDKTGTLTLGQLDFAAAVDCDGAPSDKVFVLGLSCSTVTDQGDPAAAGNPLDAALATAAKRISTSVRERLAVLPFDYVRRRMSALLRDGSQGRTFVVKGAPESVLECCTDVPPAFQQTLEAQFAAGKRVVAVAARPWTGENTIRPSDETGLQMAGLLIFSDPPKPDAAASLRLLHSLGVEVKIATGDNERVAQTVCTQLGVPFAGTITGAEIEKMDDHELRDAIGRTTIFARVNPEQKSRLIKAARAGGTEVGFLGDGVNDAVALHDADVGISVESASDVAKDAADIVLVNKELRILADGIIEGRRVFANTIKYVLMGTSSNFGNMFSAAGASLFLPFLPMLPSQILLNNLLYDAGEMTIPTDNVDLQLLRRPAHWDMRFINRFMLLFGPISSIFDFMTFGVMLWLFHAGETLFRTGWFVESLLTQSLVIFAIRTQRVPAFKSKPSTALALTTIACVTVAIALPFSPVGPALGFTALPVGFFVVLLLMIAMYMGMVESAKVFFYRHALGDRPPQIVSPRKMRRVVGRFRARHTSPSSKGAS encoded by the coding sequence GTGACGGCATCGTCGGGTGTGGACAGCTGGAGTCGAGTCGATCTTGCCGAGGTCGCACACCTCCCCGTCCACAGTGTGCTGCAGCAGCTTGCGACGGCCGACAGCGGCTTGAGCACACCTGAGGCGCAGCGGCGATCGCTCATAAGCGGCCCCAACGCCCTTTACGGTCGCGGTGTCCGGCCCATCGCGACGCTCTTGCGGCAATTCAAAAACCCGCTGCTAGTCCTGCTTGGGGCCACTGCCGTGGTGTCGATCGCGGTCGGCGAGCGTACCGACTCGGGCATCATTTTGGCGATCGTCGGCTTGAGTGTCGTGCTCGGGTTCATCAACGAGTATCGGTCCGAGCGAGCGATCGAAGATCTTCACTCGCGCGTTCGCCACACGGTCACGGCGTTGCGCGACGGCAACGCCAAGCGCGTCGACGTCGCCGCACTGGTACCTGGCGACGTCGTACGACTCCAAATCGGCGACGTCGTGCCGGCAGACGTCAGGATCATTGAGAGCAACGGTCTGGAGTGCGACGAGTCCGTACTCACGGGCGAATCGCTGCCCAGCGAAAAATCGTCTGACCCCGACAGCGATTCGGCGACGGAGCTGCGGTCGTGCGCCTTCATGGGGACGGTGGTGCGGAACGGATCGACGACGGCTATCGTCGTTGCGACGGGCGGGCGGACGTCCCTGGGTGCGATCGCGCATCGCCTTGACGTCGAGCCGCCCGTCACGGCGTTCCAGCGTGGGCTTAAGGATTTTTCGACCCTGCTCATCCGTATCACGGCGATACTGACGATCTCCATATTTGCACTCAACGCGCTCTTCCGGCACGCTTGGATCGAGTCGCTCTTGTTTTCCCTCGCGGTTGCCGTTGGGCTGACGCCGCAGCTCTTGCCCGCTATCGTCACCGTTTGCTTGTCGACGGGCGCCAGACGAATGGCGCAGCGTTCCGTTATAGTCAAGCGGCTCGTCGCTATCGAGGACTTCGGCAACGTCGAGGTGCTCTTCACCGACAAGACCGGAACGCTGACTTTGGGTCAACTCGATTTTGCGGCGGCCGTCGATTGCGACGGCGCGCCGTCCGACAAAGTCTTTGTTCTCGGGCTGTCGTGCAGCACGGTGACAGATCAAGGCGATCCGGCGGCGGCGGGAAACCCGCTCGATGCTGCGCTGGCGACCGCCGCGAAGCGTATCTCGACATCCGTAAGGGAACGCCTCGCCGTCCTGCCGTTCGACTACGTGCGCCGACGGATGTCTGCGCTGCTTCGCGACGGGTCTCAAGGACGGACGTTCGTGGTCAAGGGGGCGCCCGAATCCGTACTTGAGTGCTGCACCGACGTACCGCCCGCGTTCCAGCAGACGCTCGAAGCGCAGTTTGCGGCTGGAAAGCGCGTCGTCGCGGTTGCTGCTCGACCCTGGACCGGCGAGAACACGATCCGGCCGTCGGACGAAACCGGTTTACAAATGGCCGGGCTGCTCATATTCTCCGATCCGCCAAAACCCGATGCTGCCGCCTCGCTACGGTTGCTCCACTCGCTGGGCGTCGAAGTCAAAATCGCAACTGGTGACAACGAACGCGTGGCGCAGACGGTATGCACGCAGCTCGGGGTGCCATTTGCCGGAACGATCACGGGCGCCGAGATCGAGAAAATGGACGATCACGAACTTCGCGATGCGATCGGCCGCACGACGATTTTTGCGAGGGTGAATCCCGAACAGAAATCGCGCTTGATCAAGGCGGCGCGTGCCGGCGGGACCGAAGTCGGTTTTCTCGGGGACGGCGTCAACGATGCCGTCGCACTGCACGACGCCGACGTCGGTATCTCCGTCGAATCGGCGAGTGATGTCGCCAAAGACGCTGCCGACATCGTGCTCGTCAACAAGGAACTGCGGATTCTCGCCGACGGCATTATCGAAGGGCGGCGAGTTTTCGCGAATACGATCAAATACGTATTGATGGGCACGTCGTCGAATTTCGGCAACATGTTCAGCGCAGCCGGAGCGTCCCTGTTCCTTCCGTTCTTGCCGATGCTTCCGTCGCAAATCCTCCTCAACAATCTCCTATACGACGCAGGTGAAATGACGATCCCGACCGATAACGTCGACCTGCAGCTCCTGCGCCGCCCCGCGCATTGGGATATGCGATTCATCAATCGCTTCATGCTCTTGTTCGGGCCGATCAGCTCGATATTCGACTTTATGACCTTCGGGGTAATGCTGTGGCTGTTTCACGCCGGTGAAACACTGTTCAGAACCGGGTGGTTCGTCGAATCGCTCCTCACGCAAAGTTTGGTTATTTTCGCGATCCGCACGCAGCGCGTGCCCGCATTCAAGAGTAAACCAAGCACCGCGCTGGCGTTGACGACGATCGCATGCGTTACCGTGGCTATTGCCCTGCCTTTCTCGCCGGTTGGTCCAGCGCTTGGCTTTACGGCACTGCCGGTCGGTTTCTTCGTCGTCCTGCTCTTGATGATCGCGATGTACATGGGCATGGTGGAGAGTGCCAAGGTCTTCTTCTACCGGCACGCCTTGGGTGACCGACCACCGCAGATCGTGAGCCCCCGAAAAATGCGTCGCGTCGTGGGTCGGTTTCGCGCTCGTCACACCTCGCCTTCGTCCAAGGGCGCTTCGTGA
- a CDS encoding YdeI/OmpD-associated family protein — MKLATALQRKSPGAKSTVRFSTALGALKPTSKAGSRTSLLLPKNASGKLPSRSIVEGMLDGLPFRGSLAPTRGGRVSLRLSKAVCKVAKAEPGDVVAVEITRAGDERETRIPSDLSKALAANPKARAMWEAITPMARQNWILWLGSTKYAETRAGRIAKACDMLASGKRRVCCFGGLGWLTKDYRASGDTWLPVPFEKDGAQPKA; from the coding sequence GTGAAGCTTGCCACAGCGTTGCAAAGAAAATCGCCGGGGGCGAAATCGACGGTTCGGTTCAGTACCGCACTGGGCGCGCTGAAGCCGACCTCAAAGGCCGGATCACGGACGTCCTTGCTCTTGCCGAAAAACGCGAGCGGTAAGCTTCCGTCGCGCTCGATCGTGGAAGGCATGCTCGACGGCTTACCTTTTCGAGGGTCGCTCGCACCAACCCGCGGCGGACGTGTCAGCTTGAGACTCAGCAAGGCCGTGTGCAAAGTAGCGAAAGCGGAACCCGGAGATGTCGTGGCGGTGGAAATCACCCGCGCCGGCGACGAGCGGGAGACGAGAATTCCCTCGGATCTGAGCAAAGCACTTGCGGCCAATCCGAAGGCGCGCGCAATGTGGGAAGCGATAACCCCGATGGCTCGCCAGAACTGGATCCTCTGGCTCGGTTCGACCAAATACGCCGAGACCCGCGCAGGCCGCATAGCAAAGGCCTGCGATATGTTGGCGTCAGGCAAGCGGCGCGTTTGTTGTTTTGGCGGTTTGGGCTGGTTGACGAAAGACTATCGGGCGTCGGGCGATACGTGGCTTCCGGTGCCATTTGAAAAGGATGGCGCCCAACCGAAAGCCTGA